In the Flavobacterium sp. J372 genome, one interval contains:
- a CDS encoding GNAT family N-acetyltransferase, whose protein sequence is MIIRKGVKTDMPAVLALIKELAAFEKEPEAVVVTVDELLRDGFGDNPLFHTFVAERNGEVIGMALFYYRYSTWKGKTIHLEDLIVKEQFRGTGAGSALYREVIKFASEQKVRRVEWVVLDWNTPAIRFYEKSGATILNDWRTVQMDEKGMTQFTIDL, encoded by the coding sequence ATGATCATCCGGAAAGGTGTTAAAACCGACATGCCGGCGGTACTGGCATTAATAAAAGAACTTGCCGCATTTGAAAAAGAGCCTGAAGCAGTAGTGGTGACGGTTGACGAACTGCTTCGCGACGGGTTTGGCGATAACCCTTTATTCCATACATTTGTTGCTGAGCGTAATGGTGAAGTGATTGGTATGGCGCTGTTTTACTACCGCTACTCTACCTGGAAAGGTAAAACAATCCATCTGGAAGACCTGATTGTGAAAGAACAATTTCGCGGAACGGGAGCAGGCAGCGCACTATATCGGGAAGTGATAAAGTTTGCTTCAGAGCAGAAAGTACGGCGGGTAGAATGGGTGGTGCTTGACTGGAATACCCCGGCAATACGATTCTACGAGAAGTCGGGCGCTACGATACTAAATGACTGGCGTACTGTACAGATGGACGAAAAAGGAATGACACAATTTACGATAGACCTATAA
- the fbp gene encoding class 1 fructose-bisphosphatase: MEERNKTLGEFIIEKQEDFKYSSGELSRLINSIRLAAKVVNYKVNKAGLVDIIGAYGEQNIQGEDQQKLDVYANEIFMQTLINREIVCGIASEESDDFITVQGQDGCHNNKYVVLIDPLDGSSNIDVNVSVGTIFSVFRRVTPVGTPVTTEDFLQPGVNQVAAGYVIYGTSTMLVYTTGNGVNGFTLNPAIGTFYLSHPNLQFPKDGNIYSINEGNYVHFPQGVKDYIKYCQREEENRPYTSRYIGSLVSDIHRNMIKGGIYIYPTSSKAPKGKLRLLYECNPMAFIAEQAGGKASDGFQRIMEIQPTELHQRVPFFCGSYNMVEKAEEFMSKAQV; the protein is encoded by the coding sequence ATGGAAGAAAGAAACAAGACCCTTGGCGAGTTCATCATTGAAAAACAGGAAGATTTTAAATACTCTTCGGGTGAGCTTTCGAGGCTTATCAACTCAATCAGGCTGGCTGCCAAAGTAGTAAATTACAAGGTTAATAAGGCAGGGCTGGTAGACATAATCGGGGCATACGGCGAGCAGAATATTCAGGGTGAAGACCAGCAAAAACTGGATGTATATGCCAATGAAATTTTTATGCAGACGCTGATAAATCGTGAGATTGTGTGTGGTATTGCCTCTGAAGAAAGTGACGATTTCATCACGGTCCAGGGCCAGGATGGCTGCCATAACAATAAATATGTCGTACTCATCGACCCGCTTGACGGCTCTTCAAACATTGATGTAAATGTAAGCGTAGGTACTATATTTTCGGTATTCAGGAGGGTAACACCTGTTGGCACACCTGTAACTACTGAGGATTTCCTTCAGCCGGGTGTAAACCAGGTTGCGGCAGGTTATGTTATATATGGCACGTCTACGATGCTCGTATATACTACAGGCAATGGCGTGAATGGCTTTACGCTGAACCCCGCCATAGGCACGTTCTACCTCTCCCACCCGAACCTTCAGTTCCCGAAAGATGGAAACATTTATTCGATAAATGAAGGCAATTACGTGCATTTTCCGCAAGGTGTAAAAGACTACATCAAGTACTGCCAGCGTGAAGAAGAAAACAGGCCGTATACCTCACGTTACATAGGCAGCCTGGTAAGCGATATTCACCGAAATATGATAAAGGGCGGTATCTATATATACCCAACCAGTAGTAAGGCGCCTAAAGGCAAGCTAAGGCTGTTATATGAGTGCAACCCGATGGCTTTTATTGCAGAGCAGGCAGGCGGTAAGGCATCAGATGGATTCCAACGAATTATGGAAATACAGCCGACTGAGCTTCACCAGCGCGTACCGTTCTTCTGCGGAAGCTACAATATGGTAGAAAAGGCGGAGGAGTTTATGAGCAAAGCTCAGGTTTAA
- a CDS encoding TerB family tellurite resistance protein, whose protein sequence is MSISDLFDSGFKDRNKGHFSAIVRVAMENGHLSTEERHFLDKLAKELEISQEEYTEILENPFRYPINPPHLYVQRLERLYDLSRMVYADHVLGPKQKEILTRFALALGFTPGNVSYIVDKALSLLVMGVDSDTFVYEMQHMNK, encoded by the coding sequence ATGTCGATTTCAGATTTATTTGACAGCGGATTTAAAGACAGGAATAAAGGCCACTTTTCAGCAATTGTAAGGGTTGCCATGGAGAACGGCCACCTTAGTACAGAAGAAAGGCACTTTCTTGACAAGCTTGCAAAAGAGCTTGAAATTTCTCAGGAAGAATATACGGAAATTCTGGAAAACCCTTTCAGATACCCAATCAACCCGCCACATCTTTACGTGCAAAGGCTTGAGCGCCTTTATGACCTGAGCCGGATGGTATATGCCGATCACGTACTGGGCCCAAAACAAAAAGAGATACTTACACGTTTTGCACTTGCACTTGGCTTCACGCCGGGCAATGTAAGCTATATTGTAGACAAAGCATTATCACTGCTGGTAATGGGAGTTGACAGCGACACTTTTGTATACGAAATGCAGCATATGAATAAGTAG
- a CDS encoding HupE/UreJ family protein, translating to MSDFWLYFNIGLTHVLDIKGYDHVLFLMALTVPYTFKHWRTLLVLLTLFTIGHTMSLIMSVYGVITIQSEIIEFLIPITILAAAVYNFFRPNKGAKKDNINVAAFGTLFFGIIHGLGFSNYFKIVLDANTNDKLLPLLEFALGIEAAQIIVVLVVLILSWIVQNFFRVSQRDWVLVTSSFIAGIIIPMIIGSEIWQ from the coding sequence ATGAGTGATTTTTGGTTGTATTTTAACATAGGCCTTACCCATGTACTGGATATTAAGGGCTATGACCATGTTTTGTTCCTTATGGCGCTTACGGTGCCCTACACCTTTAAACACTGGCGCACGCTGCTGGTACTTCTTACATTATTTACCATAGGGCATACAATGTCGCTCATAATGTCGGTTTACGGTGTCATCACCATCCAGTCAGAAATTATAGAATTCCTTATACCAATAACAATCTTAGCAGCAGCAGTTTACAACTTCTTCCGTCCCAACAAAGGCGCAAAGAAAGATAATATAAATGTTGCGGCTTTCGGTACGCTTTTCTTTGGGATTATCCACGGCCTGGGCTTTTCCAATTACTTTAAAATAGTGCTTGACGCCAATACCAATGACAAATTGCTGCCATTGCTTGAGTTTGCCCTGGGCATTGAAGCCGCGCAGATAATTGTAGTACTCGTTGTGCTGATACTTTCATGGATAGTACAGAACTTCTTCCGTGTGTCGCAGCGGGACTGGGTATTGGTAACATCTTCATTTATAGCCGGCATCATTATCCCGATGATCATTGGCAGTGAAATCTGGCAATAG
- a CDS encoding dCMP deaminase family protein: protein MEEHKQNRYDTAYLRIAAEWGQLSYCQRKKVGAIIVKDRMIISDGYNGTPSGFENTCEDPDGLTLWYVLHAEANAILKVARSTQSCEGATLYITMSPCKDCSKLIHQSGIKRVVYQQGYKDMSGIDFLKKAGVAVDCIPDSAINFTNEP from the coding sequence ATGGAAGAACATAAACAAAACCGGTATGATACCGCTTACCTGCGAATAGCCGCAGAATGGGGCCAGCTTTCTTATTGCCAGCGCAAAAAAGTTGGCGCAATTATTGTAAAAGACAGGATGATAATATCTGACGGGTATAACGGCACTCCGTCGGGTTTTGAGAATACATGCGAAGACCCTGACGGCCTTACTTTATGGTATGTGCTTCATGCTGAAGCTAATGCTATACTTAAAGTTGCCCGGTCAACGCAATCATGCGAAGGAGCAACACTGTACATTACGATGTCACCATGTAAAGACTGCAGTAAGCTGATACACCAAAGCGGCATAAAACGCGTTGTGTACCAACAGGGTTACAAAGACATGTCGGGTATTGACTTCCTGAAAAAAGCCGGTGTGGCTGTCGATTGTATTCCTGACAGTGCCATTAATTTTACGAATGAACCTTAA
- a CDS encoding S41 family peptidase: MNLKKTYLPLLICIALAIGVALGSFLNFPAPQRGMISTSGKSKLNKLVDFIESEYVDDVDADSIVDLTVNSILEKLDPHSVYIAKDEMEEVAQSMKGDFVGIGVNFYMYNDTVAVIKPIPGGPSDKAGIKPGDRILKAENTKLFGRKLPNDSLFAKLKGPEGSKLPITVFRKSTGKVFNTTLTRDVVPIKSVDAAVMIGGGTGYIKINRFAETTYDEFKKGLASLKQQGLKTLIIDVRDNGGGYLEMAVEIADELLKDKQLIVKTKNKKNREDKTYATSGGMFEDGKLFILINENSASASEILAGAIQDNDRGTIVGRRSFGKGLVQREMPMGDGSAVRLTVARYYTPSGRSIQRSYDKGGEEYFNEFEKRYESGELYAADSIKIADTLKFKTVKGRVVYGGGGIIPDKFVPIESKHGDEAINLVMQSGFVSYFVFEQLDKDRAGFQKMNAQQLTEKVTGTDEYFKAFGRYLSKNGLMFKLEKHKDKIKRFLAAEFVRQVVNENTYYQLILKEDTMIKAIANPVQTAE; encoded by the coding sequence ATGAACCTTAAAAAAACATACCTGCCCCTGCTCATCTGCATCGCCCTGGCGATAGGAGTGGCGCTTGGCAGTTTCCTCAATTTTCCGGCGCCCCAGCGCGGAATGATATCAACTTCAGGTAAAAGCAAACTCAACAAACTTGTAGATTTTATTGAAAGTGAGTATGTTGACGATGTGGATGCCGACTCAATAGTAGACCTTACGGTAAACAGCATCCTTGAGAAACTCGACCCGCATTCTGTATACATCGCTAAAGATGAGATGGAAGAAGTGGCGCAAAGCATGAAGGGCGACTTTGTAGGGATTGGCGTTAATTTCTACATGTATAATGATACGGTGGCTGTGATAAAGCCTATTCCCGGCGGCCCAAGTGATAAAGCAGGTATAAAACCGGGCGACAGAATTTTGAAAGCCGAAAATACTAAACTTTTTGGCCGGAAATTACCGAATGATTCGCTTTTCGCAAAACTGAAAGGGCCTGAAGGAAGCAAGCTGCCAATTACTGTATTCCGAAAAAGCACGGGGAAAGTATTTAACACTACATTAACAAGAGATGTGGTGCCAATTAAAAGTGTTGATGCAGCAGTTATGATTGGAGGCGGAACCGGCTATATTAAAATAAACCGCTTTGCAGAAACTACGTATGATGAATTTAAGAAAGGCCTGGCTTCACTTAAACAGCAAGGCCTGAAAACCTTAATCATCGATGTGCGGGATAATGGCGGCGGCTATCTTGAAATGGCTGTCGAGATTGCTGATGAATTGCTGAAAGACAAGCAGCTCATCGTAAAAACCAAAAACAAGAAAAACAGGGAAGATAAAACCTACGCAACTTCGGGCGGAATGTTTGAAGACGGTAAGCTTTTTATCCTGATAAACGAAAACAGCGCCAGCGCCAGCGAAATTCTCGCCGGGGCAATACAGGATAATGACCGGGGTACAATAGTTGGCAGGCGGTCTTTTGGTAAAGGATTGGTGCAGCGAGAAATGCCTATGGGTGATGGCAGTGCCGTACGGCTTACAGTGGCCAGGTATTATACTCCATCGGGCAGGAGCATACAGCGTAGCTATGACAAAGGCGGTGAAGAGTACTTCAACGAATTTGAAAAACGATATGAAAGCGGTGAACTATACGCTGCTGACAGTATTAAGATAGCAGACACACTTAAGTTTAAAACTGTAAAAGGTCGCGTTGTGTATGGCGGCGGAGGCATCATTCCTGACAAGTTCGTGCCTATAGAAAGCAAGCATGGCGATGAGGCTATCAATCTCGTAATGCAAAGCGGATTTGTAAGCTACTTTGTATTTGAGCAGCTGGATAAAGACAGGGCCGGTTTCCAGAAAATGAATGCGCAGCAGCTTACGGAAAAAGTTACCGGAACCGATGAATACTTTAAGGCTTTTGGGCGATACCTCAGTAAAAACGGCCTTATGTTTAAGCTTGAAAAACATAAAGATAAAATAAAGCGTTTTCTCGCGGCAGAGTTTGTAAGGCAGGTAGTGAATGAGAACACCTACTACCAGTTAATACTGAAAGAAGACACTATGATAAAGGCTATTGCCAATCCGGTACAGACAGCAGAATAG
- a CDS encoding YegP family protein has protein sequence MGTFVISKRYNGEYKFIFASRKGKTIFTSISCSQKSDCERMIAGMKENLEQFAFTRNTASSGKFFFRISKEGLVLATSRKYTTELLLKKGIDEIKKYVPVAEILDFSENEFIFPDEAKTVEEEIVAPA, from the coding sequence ATGGGTACGTTTGTAATAAGTAAACGTTACAATGGTGAATACAAATTTATTTTTGCATCGCGGAAAGGAAAAACCATATTTACAAGCATTAGCTGCAGCCAAAAAAGCGACTGCGAACGCATGATTGCCGGGATGAAGGAAAATCTGGAACAGTTTGCCTTTACCAGAAACACTGCTTCATCAGGTAAGTTTTTCTTTCGGATTTCTAAAGAAGGACTTGTGCTTGCTACCAGCCGTAAATATACAACCGAGCTCCTCCTGAAGAAGGGAATTGATGAAATTAAAAAATATGTACCCGTTGCTGAAATTCTAGATTTTTCTGAAAACGAATTCATATTTCCTGACGAGGCGAAAACTGTAGAAGAAGAAATAGTTGCGCCGGCTTAA
- a CDS encoding YdeI/OmpD-associated family protein, producing the protein MVPQLEKQLKAEKLTDAFEALTPARKKDILKYLGYIKTEATLKKNIDKVITQLLQKKTDVRVP; encoded by the coding sequence ATGGTGCCGCAGCTTGAAAAGCAGCTGAAAGCAGAAAAACTTACCGATGCTTTTGAAGCGCTTACGCCAGCGCGGAAAAAGGACATTCTGAAATATCTTGGCTACATTAAAACTGAAGCCACGTTGAAAAAGAATATTGACAAAGTGATCACGCAGTTATTGCAAAAGAAAACTGACGTCAGGGTACCGTGA
- a CDS encoding DUF1905 domain-containing protein — MTRGLIHNFKATIYKTGINAAVDVPVDVTQGMVADKGYIRIKGTINNFAFTQTLVPVKNAPYRLFVNIPMLKGSNAEIGHIAEFAIEQDFTKKKTTTQWCRSLKSS, encoded by the coding sequence ATGACGAGAGGCCTTATCCATAACTTCAAAGCTACTATATACAAAACTGGAATTAATGCCGCGGTTGATGTGCCGGTGGATGTTACACAAGGCATGGTAGCAGACAAAGGTTATATCCGGATAAAAGGTACAATCAATAATTTTGCTTTTACGCAAACGCTGGTGCCGGTGAAAAATGCACCCTACCGGTTGTTTGTAAATATACCTATGCTGAAGGGCAGCAATGCCGAAATTGGACATATCGCTGAATTTGCCATTGAACAGGATTTTACAAAAAAGAAGACTACTACCCAATGGTGCCGCAGCTTGAAAAGCAGCTGA
- a CDS encoding MFS transporter, producing the protein MAKTPHPIYNLQFMLVCMSSLLFSASFNMLVPELPGYLSSLGGAEYKGLIVALFTLTAGISRPFSGRLTDTVGRVPIMAFGSIVCFVCGFLYPVLGTVAGFLLLRLFHGFSTGFKPTATAAYVADIVPAGRWGEALGFHGLAFSTGLAIGPAIGSYITLRYNINVLFWCSSAFALLSILILLNMKETLQARQKFSLSLLKISRRDIIAPEVLPAGIITFLAYASYGAILTLIPDWTAHLGIANKGIFFVAFTVASLLIRFVAGKASDKYGRPKVITIGLAVMALSLAITGLVQTPFGLMAGAVVYGIATGIVSPAVNAWTVDMSHPEHRGKAMATMYISLEAGIGLGALFAGWYYADFIDRFPTIMYSSAVITVIGLVYMLFKAPKFQKTN; encoded by the coding sequence ATGGCAAAGACTCCCCATCCTATTTATAATCTTCAATTCATGCTGGTTTGCATGAGCTCGCTTTTGTTCTCGGCAAGCTTCAACATGCTGGTGCCGGAACTGCCTGGCTACCTCAGCAGTCTTGGCGGCGCTGAATACAAAGGCCTTATCGTGGCATTGTTTACCCTTACTGCGGGAATATCACGACCATTTAGCGGACGCCTTACCGACACCGTTGGCCGTGTGCCCATAATGGCTTTCGGGAGCATTGTGTGTTTTGTGTGCGGATTTTTATACCCGGTTCTCGGCACTGTCGCGGGATTTCTTTTGCTGCGTTTATTTCATGGATTTTCTACAGGATTTAAGCCGACGGCTACTGCGGCATATGTAGCCGATATTGTCCCGGCCGGGCGCTGGGGTGAGGCATTAGGCTTTCACGGTCTGGCGTTTAGCACGGGGCTTGCTATTGGGCCGGCTATTGGAAGCTATATTACACTTCGATATAATATTAATGTATTATTTTGGTGCTCATCGGCTTTTGCATTGTTGTCAATCCTGATTCTGCTCAACATGAAGGAAACGCTGCAGGCAAGACAAAAATTCAGTTTGTCACTGCTGAAAATCTCCCGACGTGATATCATTGCGCCCGAAGTACTTCCGGCGGGGATCATCACCTTCCTTGCCTATGCATCTTATGGTGCAATATTAACCCTGATACCTGACTGGACGGCTCATTTGGGCATTGCCAACAAGGGTATTTTCTTTGTGGCATTCACTGTAGCTTCTTTGCTCATTCGGTTCGTAGCGGGCAAAGCAAGTGATAAATACGGCCGCCCGAAAGTCATTACAATAGGCCTTGCTGTGATGGCGCTTTCGCTAGCGATTACAGGACTTGTACAAACGCCGTTTGGGCTTATGGCGGGTGCTGTGGTATATGGTATTGCTACAGGAATTGTCTCTCCCGCTGTTAACGCCTGGACGGTCGACATGAGCCATCCTGAGCACCGTGGTAAGGCTATGGCTACCATGTACATTTCACTTGAAGCCGGTATTGGTTTGGGCGCACTATTTGCAGGCTGGTATTATGCCGACTTTATCGATCGCTTCCCTACCATCATGTATTCTTCAGCAGTGATTACGGTTATTGGGCTGGTATATATGCTGTTTAAAGCACCAAAATTCCAAAAGACAAATTAA
- the asnS gene encoding asparagine--tRNA ligase, which produces MKHTKVKDLLNSTKPIDDVMVKGWVRTFRNNQFIALNDGSVLHNIQCVVDFENTPAETLKRITTGAAVAIKGNLTESQGAGQKYEIQVKELEILGDSDPEKFPMQPKKHSLEFLRENAHLRVRTNVFGAIMRVRSVLSFAIHQYFQEKGFVYVNTPIITGSDAEGAGEMFQVTSLPVGNPPLNEEGKIDYKQDFFGKETNLTVSGQLEAETYAMALGQVYTFGPTFRAENSNTSRHLAEFWMVEPEVAFNDLDANMDLAEDFIQYVIKFAMDRCADDLKFLDQRLADEEKQKPQAERSELGLLDKLNFVLENNFKRVSYTEAIDILKNSKPNKNKKFNYIIEEWGADLQSEHERYLVEKHFKSPVILFDYPAKIKAFYMRLNDDNKTVRAMDILFPGIGEIVGGSQREERLDVLQQKIADLGIDEKELWWYLDTRRFGTAVHSGFGLGFERLVLFVTGMGNIRDVIPFPRTPQNAEF; this is translated from the coding sequence ATGAAACACACAAAAGTTAAAGACCTGCTGAACAGCACGAAGCCGATTGACGATGTAATGGTTAAAGGATGGGTACGTACATTCCGTAATAACCAGTTCATAGCCCTTAATGACGGTAGCGTGCTTCATAATATTCAGTGTGTTGTTGACTTTGAAAATACGCCTGCCGAAACCCTTAAGCGCATTACAACCGGCGCAGCAGTAGCTATAAAAGGCAACCTTACCGAAAGCCAGGGCGCAGGCCAGAAATATGAAATACAGGTAAAAGAGCTTGAGATACTGGGCGACAGCGACCCCGAAAAATTCCCGATGCAGCCTAAGAAGCACTCACTGGAATTCCTCCGTGAGAATGCCCACCTGCGTGTACGTACAAATGTGTTTGGCGCTATCATGAGGGTACGTTCTGTACTGTCGTTTGCCATACACCAATACTTTCAGGAGAAAGGTTTTGTGTATGTAAATACGCCGATAATCACGGGCAGCGATGCCGAAGGTGCCGGAGAGATGTTCCAGGTAACATCACTGCCTGTAGGCAATCCGCCGCTTAACGAAGAAGGCAAGATAGACTATAAGCAGGACTTCTTCGGGAAAGAAACCAACCTTACCGTGTCAGGCCAGCTTGAAGCAGAAACCTATGCTATGGCACTGGGCCAGGTATATACTTTCGGTCCAACTTTTCGTGCGGAAAACAGCAACACATCACGCCACCTTGCCGAGTTCTGGATGGTTGAGCCTGAGGTTGCTTTTAACGATCTTGATGCCAACATGGACCTTGCTGAAGATTTCATTCAATACGTGATAAAATTTGCGATGGATCGTTGTGCAGACGACCTTAAATTCCTTGACCAGCGCCTTGCTGATGAAGAGAAGCAAAAGCCACAGGCAGAGCGAAGTGAGCTTGGCTTACTTGATAAGCTGAACTTCGTGCTGGAGAACAACTTTAAGCGCGTGAGCTATACCGAAGCCATCGATATCCTCAAGAACAGCAAGCCGAACAAGAATAAGAAATTCAACTATATCATTGAGGAGTGGGGCGCCGACCTGCAAAGCGAGCACGAACGCTACCTTGTGGAAAAACATTTTAAATCGCCGGTAATTTTGTTTGACTATCCTGCAAAGATCAAGGCATTCTACATGAGGCTGAACGATGATAACAAGACGGTCCGCGCCATGGATATTTTGTTTCCGGGCATTGGTGAGATAGTAGGCGGTTCACAAAGGGAAGAGCGCCTTGATGTGCTACAGCAAAAAATAGCCGACCTGGGCATTGACGAGAAAGAGCTTTGGTGGTACCTTGATACGCGCCGTTTCGGTACGGCAGTACACAGCGGTTTTGGCCTTGGGTTTGAAAGACTGGTGCTTTTTGTAACCGGTATGGGCAACATCCGTGACGTGATTCCGTTCCCTAGGACACCGCAAAACGCAGAGTTTTAA
- the rpoN gene encoding RNA polymerase factor sigma-54 produces MLKQNLQLKLSQKLSPQQIQLMKLIQLPTQAFEQRLKEEMVENPALESGNEESDYEKDEFDTQDDYDDYDDYEGERIDADEINIDEYLSDDETPSYKLQANNYSDDDEDRSMPFAASVSFHQSLTDQLNTFILAENEREIAEFLVGSIDDMGYIRRSIPDIVDDMAFTQGIYTDEATVERILHIIHQLEPAGVGARDLQECLLLQLRAKTPTQSVELAIDILENQFDAFTKKHYDKLLQRYDITQEQLRKAIDEIEHLNPKPGGAYESNAKPIEHVVPDFAIKIVDGELELTLNGRNAPELHVSKDYQEMLQSYKDSRDKSSAQKDAVQFIKQKLDSAKWFIDAIRQRQETLFVTMNAIMHYQQEYFLDGDEAKLKPMILKDIADMIGLDISTVSRVANSKYVETPYGTKLIKDFFSEAMKNDQGEDVSTIEIKKILRTVIEEEDKRKPLPDDKLADILKDKGYPIARRTIAKYREQLDIPVARMRKKI; encoded by the coding sequence ATGCTAAAGCAGAATTTACAATTAAAACTTTCACAGAAATTATCTCCGCAGCAAATACAGCTGATGAAGCTGATACAATTGCCGACGCAGGCTTTTGAGCAACGCCTTAAGGAAGAGATGGTTGAAAATCCTGCTTTGGAGAGTGGTAACGAAGAAAGTGATTACGAAAAGGATGAGTTTGATACTCAGGATGATTATGACGACTATGATGATTATGAAGGCGAGCGCATTGATGCCGATGAGATCAATATAGACGAATACCTGAGCGATGACGAAACACCAAGCTACAAGCTTCAGGCTAACAATTATAGCGATGATGACGAAGACCGCAGTATGCCTTTTGCCGCAAGCGTAAGTTTCCACCAAAGCCTTACGGACCAGCTGAATACATTTATACTTGCTGAAAACGAACGCGAAATTGCCGAGTTTTTGGTAGGAAGTATTGACGATATGGGCTACATCCGAAGGAGCATCCCCGATATTGTTGACGATATGGCATTTACGCAGGGCATTTATACCGATGAGGCAACTGTTGAACGCATTCTGCACATCATACATCAACTTGAACCTGCTGGTGTTGGCGCGCGCGACCTCCAGGAATGCCTGTTGCTGCAATTAAGAGCAAAAACGCCTACACAGTCGGTTGAATTGGCTATTGACATTCTTGAAAACCAGTTTGATGCCTTTACCAAAAAGCATTATGATAAGCTGCTGCAACGCTATGACATCACGCAGGAACAGCTACGCAAGGCTATTGACGAGATTGAGCACCTGAACCCGAAACCGGGCGGGGCGTATGAGAGCAATGCCAAGCCTATTGAGCATGTGGTGCCTGACTTTGCCATAAAGATTGTAGACGGTGAACTGGAACTGACCCTGAACGGGCGTAACGCTCCGGAACTGCATGTAAGCAAGGACTACCAGGAAATGCTGCAGAGCTATAAAGACAGCCGCGACAAAAGCAGCGCCCAGAAAGATGCCGTGCAATTCATAAAGCAGAAGCTTGACTCAGCCAAATGGTTTATAGATGCCATACGCCAGCGCCAGGAAACGCTTTTTGTGACTATGAATGCCATCATGCATTACCAGCAGGAATATTTCCTTGACGGTGATGAGGCCAAGCTGAAGCCTATGATATTAAAGGATATTGCGGATATGATTGGGCTTGACATATCAACCGTGTCACGAGTGGCCAACAGTAAGTATGTTGAGACACCATACGGAACCAAGTTGATAAAAGACTTCTTTAGCGAGGCCATGAAGAATGACCAGGGAGAAGATGTTTCTACCATCGAAATCAAGAAGATACTCAGGACAGTTATCGAAGAGGAAGACAAGCGCAAGCCGCTGCCTGATGATAAGCTGGCCGACATACTTAAAGATAAAGGCTACCCAATAGCGCGCCGTACCATTGCCAAGTACCGTGAGCAGTTAGATATTCCGGTGGCGCGAATGCGTAAAAAGATATAG
- a CDS encoding porin family protein, translating into MNLRRFSFLLLLLSSITVLAQNEIQEQEGPVKLDSVPQTADPLYREDQIYASISYNLVQGKPEGYKQNSVSTGVTFGVLRDFPVNPARTYAIAAGLGYSYNNIKHNLLVIENTSGNTYTIQPESNFGRDKLVLHYLELPIEFRWRNSTATDHKFWRVYLGFKLSYLLYDKAQFEDFENVAKLKVKGDNNVNKWVYGAYISAGWNTWNLYAYYGLSPIYKDAVTDTGEKLKLNSLNLGLMFYIL; encoded by the coding sequence ATGAATTTGCGCCGTTTTTCTTTTTTGCTGCTGCTTTTATCATCAATTACAGTCTTGGCGCAAAATGAGATTCAAGAGCAGGAAGGGCCTGTAAAACTTGACAGTGTACCTCAAACAGCCGACCCATTATACCGTGAAGACCAAATCTATGCTTCTATATCATACAATCTTGTACAGGGAAAGCCCGAAGGCTATAAACAAAATTCGGTTTCAACGGGGGTAACGTTTGGGGTATTACGCGATTTTCCTGTAAACCCTGCACGCACTTATGCCATTGCTGCCGGGCTTGGGTATTCTTACAACAACATAAAACATAATTTATTAGTAATTGAAAACACATCCGGCAACACCTATACTATCCAGCCTGAAAGCAATTTTGGCCGTGATAAACTGGTTTTGCATTACCTTGAATTACCTATAGAATTCCGGTGGAGGAATTCAACAGCTACAGACCATAAATTCTGGCGCGTATACCTTGGTTTCAAACTGAGCTACCTTTTGTATGATAAAGCGCAGTTTGAGGATTTTGAAAATGTTGCAAAACTGAAAGTGAAAGGTGACAACAACGTTAATAAATGGGTATACGGCGCTTATATCTCTGCCGGATGGAACACCTGGAACCTGTATGCTTACTATGGCCTGAGCCCAATTTATAAAGACGCGGTTACAGACACAGGCGAAAAGCTAAAGCTGAACTCGCTTAACCTTGGACTGATGTTCTATATATTATAA